From the Tachysurus fulvidraco isolate hzauxx_2018 chromosome 21, HZAU_PFXX_2.0, whole genome shotgun sequence genome, the window ATTCAACTTCAGATTAATCAGCAAATGTCCATAAATATGTTAAACAAGAAATCTTTTCACATGTATCGTGTTTATACATAATGCAATGTTAACATCATCTCATGACATAATGTATAAACACGTTTTTGGTATTAAGATTGTACCTGCCCATTATTTTATCTAAGGAATTATTTCCTAATAGATAAACAAACTAGTTGGCATTTTAAAGCACCACATTTCTAACATCATTGTGAGGAAACTGAAACTAAAATTCCATTCATTTGAATACACTCAAAATGGTCTCACCAAcaaagtttatattaacaagAATATGAATAAAGCAGtaaataacttattttaaatcttgtatttaactctgtgtgaaagcaacaaaatattttcttttcatcgtaacttttatttttactttggtATTTGTACGTTATCTACTTGTGCCATTAGCTAATTGATGAAagcaatgaaagaaaagaataaagaaacatATATTGGATATTAAGATTCTTAAGGTAGAAAATTGGTAGTGGCcttttgaaaatgtgaaattaaaaaaatttacaaatttGTTCATTACTGCATTTTGTaactaaacatttaatttacatttaatttaaattttttaaatcattagaagaaaagtatattttaaacaatctTACCACttatatttcaaaatattatttaagCTGTTTATCAAGGGcaataaatgtttcaaataaaaactacaaaaacaGAAATTGAGCTGtggatcattttatttcattaagtaATTCAAAACTGATTTTCACTTAAAGTACAGGCAAAGGATAACAAATAAGACAAAATCATCAGTGAGTACATTTCTGTAATTAGTGACAGATTGATgagttattattatacatataattCACTCAGATATACGATTTCAtgagaaataaagagattttgattctttgttaaatgtagtaGTCTTCACTCATGTTCTTGTCATGTCAATTCTTGCTGTAAGACAGAAACAAATATCAAAATGAGACcaaaaaaagagttttttaGTGTTTAAATCATCTTTAGTGTACACCATTTCCTTTTTATGCCTTTATGCTTTCTGAATAAAAGTGCAATGTCATTCCTTTTGTGATCCAGGTTTGGTAAAACGTACCTTAGTAGCAACAACTGAATTTCACATCATTAAGACTGGTGTCATCTCCTGGGCCCTGAGGCGATTCCACTTTTGTTTGGATACCACAAATCCCAGTTCCACCACAAAGCGAGCTCCAGGAACCCCAGCTACCCCAGCTCATACCACTGCCTTCCAACACAGAGCCCGTGGAGCATTTGAACCTGGAATTTTAATTTAGAGAAACATTCCCTGTTATCTTTTATAGTCAAATTGCTTCATCAAGCAAAGTTATGAAAACGTCCCAACTTTGATCATATCTTGTTAATAATTACTGAATAATACAATTAAGATTATAGTAAGAGatcaaaaaatgtttaaatatcagCTTTATCAAAAGTGTTAGTCTTATATTATGTATCTTATTTTTGTGATAATATTGGATGTGTTTGTGAGTTACTAATTACTTTATGTTGTTAGCTGCAGTATCATCTTTCAATCCTTGTTTACCCTCTACTCGCAGCTGGAAAGCTTTCAGTACTCCACTGGGGCACCAAAGAGGCGATGACCAAGACCCCCAGctgtaaaaaaacaattaataatagttaatgccactactacaaataatattgatcataataacaataataatataataataatcatctatattataattattgttgtttaaaacaactccaaaacacttaataaataacagaccaacttacatttaaatgatttaaatcatGACATATGGTTTTCTATTTCTAATTCTCACACTGAATAATAATGTAGGTCTATCTATATGAAAAATTCAGTACATATTGTATGCCTTTTTCTTTTACCTTCCTACAGCAGATCTGATCGTTGTGAAGCCCCCAACAATACCAGTAGAGCCAATGGGTTTAGAGCAGTGAAGAGCAATTCCATTTAGGGCTGTGTCATCTCCAATTCCCCGAGATGACTCaacctgaaaaacaaacaagcataaAACTGCTTTAGCAATAAATATCTTTTGTTGAGTAATTAAATTTGCAGGGTCGTTTAAACCGCACCTTTGAACAAAACTACACAATTATATGTtatgtttgttatattttttgtcCAACTGGAATCATTCAGTTTCCCTTCATCTCTGACTTCACAATTTACTGTATTTCACTTGTACAAATATAGATCATTTTAGCTGCACCACAAATAAGCTGTACTTACCCTGAGGCTAAAGCCTGTAGCATAGGTGCCTGTAGGACACTTCTCTGAAGTTCCCCATGTTCCCCAGATCTGTCCGTTCAGCACAGAGATCGAACTGGGAAACGGCCCAACAATTCTGCTTTGTGTATCGTTGACACTTGCACACTCTCTGAAGGAAAGCATGAGCAGAGGCAAAACAAGCACAAGATACATTCTTTTGGATACAGCTGAAACTAAAGTGAAACTGTTATCAGGTAATCAGAATGATTCTCCCTGCAAACGTGCTAATGCTGACAGCAgatgctttctttctttatatacaGTCTACCTTCCCATTCAGTGCAAAGCATTACATAAGTGTTGACTGTAATTATCATATTTTTACCCCTAAAATATTTGGCATTATTCCAAGTCAAAACCAGTGCACAAATAATAAACTGGTTTAATTTAATTAGTCCAGTTCAAATCATGTTTAAAGCAATGACAAATATTTTAAGattaaaaaactttttcttcAGCAATAATTtgattatgtaaataaaaaataaagtaataaatgttTGCACATTGGTACAGGATCACTGCTGTTGGCtttaggtgtgaatgagtgtgtgtatgtgtgtgtatgccctgcaAAGGATTGGCATAATATCTCTACAATctccatacaaataaacaaataaaaatgaaatgaattgagTTAATTATGTTTATCAGTCACAAATCTTGCTTTTTAAATCACTGCCTGATTACATAAGGTTTGACTTGCATTTCTGTTACAATTCAACATTTTAGTGAATCATTTTGTTCTGAATGTATTTTGTCAAAGCTgaaatttgaaatgtatttaaagattTGAGATgtgatacaaacacaaacatgtataaTAACGATTCTTGAATTGTGTCATTGTTTAGTTGTCAGTTTTTTAATcactaaattatttattactataaaactgtattacattatattgtGCCAATaagtatttatattaacaaaatCTATTATTTCTATAACTCCTCTtgtccttattattattattattattattattattattattattattattattattattattattattacatataaaacataaatataatatatgtacataAGCATACACCATATTTAGATTCATTATGTTTAAAGCATATAATAATCTTTCATACTTTCatacatttaaagctatccacaatcttgcaccttcatatcttcttgatcttcttcatactccaaaaccaactcacactcttaggtcttcttttTCCACTCAtgtcattgttccctctgtccgtcttgtaactaTGGGGAatagagctttcagttactctgcacctcagctctggaactcacttccatctgaactctgcaatattgattctctttcatcatttaaatctcagcttaaaactcatctgtttagtttagcttattctacatcatgatttgtaatgctGGTATAATTTGTACTTCTATATAActattctatttttctttttttgtacggtgaccttgagtgttcagaagggtgcctttaaataaaatgtattattattattattattattattattattattattattattattattattattattattattactgtattctTCAAGAATACTGTATTTACcataattaacatttatataacacaAGGAAGGataatgaatataaatccaAGGGAGTTTCTGTGCCATCCAGGGTATGATTAGATATAATTGTTGAGATGTTtgagacacacactaacacccacgcaaaaacgcacacatacacacccacacaaacacagagacaaacaaaacaaaagtaaaagtacAATTTTCCTTGCTAAACCTTTCCTTGTTTGTCAGATCACTAAGTAAACAATAATACATTAGACAAGGTAACTTAccttttacagtttattttattatatattgtattttgtgACCATTAATCTAAAAACAGTaatccacaacaacaacaaaaaaagattgttttcaAAAAGATTTGCTGGTTGGCAAACTGATGTAATTCAAAAAAGTGTCTTAAACAATTAATGCTGACTGTACAAACATTATCCTGTAGTTTCTGTCACTTGGATATTTACAaggatatttatataaatatatactctGCATGACAATCTATTTAATCAATcaaaattaacacacacacacacacacacacacacacacaatatatacatacatatatatatatatatatatatatatatatatatatatatatatatatatatatatatatatatatatatatatatatatatatagtattggaacagcaacgccatttcatttgtttttctatttttctatacaCTGAAGATGTTAGGGTGTGAGataaaaagatgaatatgaggCAATAGAGCggaatttcagctttaatttcctCATGTTTACATCCAGAAGTGTTGTTGATTTGTTTGGTAAGTCAGTTTAAACCCCGATTTAGATTTAGGGCTCAAAACGTACTAAACAGATTTAAGGGTTTcgaaaaaaataaggaaacgAAACCTGGAATTCTGCTCTGGTATGTCATGTTCTCACAGTCTTCTCATAATCGCTTGACGCACTCACCAAAACATTCAGCGGGAAATGTCTGATATATAATAAGAATGATATACAAAAggattaattatatttataattatgctTCAGAAAGGTGTACTATGTTTCCTTTAATCATGCAGCTAAACAGaaagtaaaactaaataaatgattatgaatccagaaaataaaataatacctCCTTGATGAATATTACCCACATTCACTGTTACATTTGAATTGGTAAGTTTCAAAATTGAGTTTTTCTTGTTCCGTAATTCACATAATTTAGCAACAGAATTAATGTATAGTAGTTTGGGCAGCAAATTGCCTTAGAATTacaatcacattttatttcattgtttatttcaactctaaaatatgaattttaaaatagaaaatattctgtaatatacagtacagaacaatGATGCAAATGTTGATCAATTATACATAATTGCATGGTGTTGGTAATGTGATGGCTCTTAAGGatcccagaaaaaaaacaaaaagatcaaAAAGGGTTTAGTTACATCTGTGTTTGTTTCCCTGTCAGGAAGGTTCAGTGTTTTTATAAATTGGAAATAAAAATCACCGCTgaatattttctaaatattcTGAATTTGCTCCTGAATATAATACTTTTTGTGCATGCAaaggaataaaggaataaaCTGTAAAAAGTCAGTTTAGAGCCCCATTTAGATTTAGGGCTCAAAATGTCCTAAACATATGTAaggatttacaaataaatataaggaaatgaaagctgaaattctgctcTGGTGTGTCATGTTCTCACAGTCTTCTCCTAATTGCTTGACGCACTCACCAACACATTCAGCAGGAAATGTCTGATATATAATAAGAATGATATATAAAGGGATTAATTATCATTATAATTATGCTTCAGAAATGTGTACAATGTTTCCTTTATATGTGTCTGGGAGTGTTTTAGAAATTGCTGCtgaatattttcttctttttgtacatttacaaaGTAAAATTAACAAGAAGTACaaagtaataatttaaaaagctgtatacatattaaaatataataaatgtacattttctttttgatgAACTTggtagataataataataataataataataataataataataataataataataataataataataataataataataataaacaatataatacTTTTTGTGTATTCAAATGTTTGGACACATGAATATGGTttatgttgtttcttttttcatcattttaatttttagatCTTATTATTCACCTTTATCAGACAAATACTAGTTTGTATGTTTTAACAAAAAGATGTTCCATAGctactaacttttttttaatactaattATTCACATAAGAAAAAGACAACATATTTTAAATCTCTGGTTAATTCTCTGCAGACCACTTGAAGGAATTCTCCGCATCTTCTTCATCTGTTGATAGTTTCATTTCCCCTTTACTATGcttatgttttgtgtgttcacGTTTCAGTGCTTCACTGTTTCTTTGTCAACATTTTGTTGATGCCAGATTTGTTATCCTATTGGCATAGTCTTTTTTcctattgtttatgttttgctAAAGTAGAAACAGTTGCATTATGCTTATGAATTGTGagtcatatatttatttcatacaatTGCCACAtacatttaatctttaaatctgctttgactGGCTGAGCTCTCCATGCTTGTTCTGCCCCAAAAGCACGCTGACACACTGTAGAGGTTAATGGCTGCCCAGTGTCTGCTCTCCTGGATTCAGGAAGCACCATTACACTGGTGCACCTGACACTTTGATCTCAACCAGTTAAGGTGGCAAGGATGGTTGCGGTCTTGTGTACTCATGCCAAGGCACGATCAGTCTCAGCCGTACTAGTCCAGGTCTACAGCCCACCTGGAGAGTGGCCGCATCTGGTGGGGCTCATCCCTGAGCTTCCGGAGCCCCTTGGACATGACTGGCTGGGGTTCCAAGCAGCCATGAGTGCCATCGCCATAGGGTGGAATGGGACACCAAACGGGATGCCGCTTCCCCAGGTGAGTCTCTCCAGGATGCTCACTTATTGTTATGTGTGTCAAAGCAGGCCAAAGGGGAGGGGAGATTTGGGTAAGAGCAAAAAGAGGACAATTGGCTGAAGCATTGTTGGGTCCAGGTGCTTCAAATAAAGTATAAACCAAGGCCCTGAAGGTCGGCTACCTGCCTCGTATTTCCTGGTAAATGGGGGACCTCCTGTACTTCCACAGAGAATGACACAGTGAACCCGGTTCCCCACACCTGAACCGCCCTCCTCTTTTTCAGTTAGGCACCTAAGAATGTCCGTGTACCACTCTCCGACTGAAGGACTCTCTGACTGGAGTGGTAAACCAGACCCTCAAAAAATGCGATGCCAGATAGTAAAGGAGGACTTCCTCTTTGCTGTCAGGGAAACTCTCCAGGCCTTAAGGAGTTTCACCCCCTTTGGACTCCTGTTTGGACTCCAACCTTAACGACTGTTGGGAATGGACCGAGAAGTCTGGGAGGGACAACATTCCTCATTTCGGGAAATTGGTTAACTTTATCAGGGACATGCAGGCCAGAATCGGCCGGGTTGGCCCAATTGTCAAAGAGTATCTTGAGGTAGCCCAGTGAACAGAGGGTGTACAAACAACCTGCACATCCCCAAGAGTTCCAGCTGGGTGATCAAGTTATGCCCCTTGTTCTTTCTATGGATATCCATCGCCTCATGGATATCATACTCTTGCACTCCTGGCCCTTTGCAGCAGCCTGGACGATGTCATCATCTACTCCTCCACATGAGTTGACCAACTATACCACCTCGGGGAGGTTCTGGAAATGCAGAATCACAGAGAATGTCACCTGGGGCGGACTGAGACCACAGTAGAAAAAGTTAGAGGCCACCGACCTTGCTCTGGATGGCAAAAGTCTAAGGACAGCAATGCCAGGGTAACACGATGGTTTATATCTTTACAGGTCTTATTGTTCCAGTCCAACATTGCACCAGAAACCAGCATGGCAACACCAAAGGCCTCACACAGTTATGCACTCTGGGGACAGTGACTGCCAGGCAGCTAAAAGGGAACCCTGTGACAGTggcatgaaaaacaacaaactctCTGTCCTCAACCATGGCctttctctgcc encodes:
- the LOC113640075 gene encoding vitelline membrane outer layer protein 1 homolog; this translates as MYLVLVLPLLMLSFRECASVNDTQSRIVGPFPSSISVLNGQIWGTWGTSEKCPTGTYATGFSLRVESSRGIGDDTALNGIALHCSKPIGSTGIVGGFTTIRSAVGSWGSWSSPLWCPSGVLKAFQLRVEGKQGLKDDTAANNIKFKCSTGSVLEGSGMSWGSWGSWSSLCGGTGICGIQTKVESPQGPGDDTSLNDVKFSCCY